One genomic segment of Mycolicibacterium psychrotolerans includes these proteins:
- the malQ gene encoding 4-alpha-glucanotransferase, with protein MTDSPTPVPEDLRRLAAAHGVATSYRNERREPVNVDADVVIRVLGLLEVEARTEEQRRAELIRLEERSRAGVLPPTLAVRLTGQPRPVPQAAMLVAEDGSRIEVRDEIPADLAPGWYRLHTRDGQEVTVVAAPPQVPTAPDTWGWMLQLYALRSARSWGIGDLGDLREFMDWTVTEHGCGAVLLNPLHAPGPTHPVQPSPYTPSSRRFANPLALRIEDLEAYRQAEPATRAEIDALRVSASTPRIDHDLVWAAKRSALELLWRSAGRPDPLGDATASDGLRDWATYCALAERHGGRWSRWPEPLRDVSGAAVASARRELAPRLAFHAWVQQRCAEQLAAVRDAGNRSGMALGVLHDLAVGVDADGADAWALADVLATGVSIGAPPDNFTPRGQDWGLPPWRPDRLAANGYGPLRDMLRAVLSHADGLRIDHVAGLWRLWWIPPGDGPDRGTYVHYDAEAMLAVLALEAHRAHATVVGEDLGTVEPEVTQALADNGMLGCAVSWFTRDLDDPAEPLLPPARWPERAAASISTHDLPTAAGFLGGEHVRARADLGLLDDVPAEQANADKERAEWSALLTSEGLLAADEQSDESAVILAMHRMLAATPTRLKLISPYDVIGETRQPNLPGTVDEYPNWRLPLPETLEQLRADPRVAAITAAFRTTD; from the coding sequence GTGACCGACTCCCCTACGCCCGTACCCGAGGATCTCCGGCGGCTGGCGGCGGCCCACGGGGTCGCGACGTCTTACCGCAACGAGCGCCGGGAGCCGGTGAACGTCGACGCCGACGTCGTCATCCGGGTGCTCGGACTGCTGGAGGTCGAGGCCCGCACCGAAGAGCAGCGTCGCGCCGAGCTGATCCGGCTCGAGGAGCGCAGCCGCGCCGGGGTGCTGCCGCCCACGCTGGCGGTCCGGTTGACCGGGCAACCCCGGCCGGTGCCGCAGGCGGCGATGCTGGTCGCCGAGGACGGCTCCCGGATCGAGGTGCGCGACGAGATCCCCGCCGACCTGGCACCCGGCTGGTACCGACTGCACACCCGCGACGGGCAGGAGGTCACCGTGGTGGCCGCGCCCCCTCAGGTGCCCACCGCGCCCGACACCTGGGGCTGGATGCTGCAGCTCTACGCGCTGCGCTCCGCGCGGTCCTGGGGCATCGGCGACCTGGGCGACCTGCGCGAGTTCATGGACTGGACGGTCACCGAACATGGTTGCGGCGCAGTGCTTCTCAATCCACTGCATGCTCCGGGGCCCACGCATCCGGTGCAGCCGTCGCCCTACACTCCCTCGAGTCGGCGGTTCGCCAATCCGCTCGCGCTGCGCATCGAGGACCTCGAAGCCTACCGGCAGGCCGAGCCCGCGACCCGCGCGGAGATCGATGCCCTGCGGGTGTCGGCGAGCACCCCGCGCATCGACCACGACCTGGTGTGGGCGGCGAAACGGTCGGCGCTGGAACTGCTCTGGCGTTCGGCGGGCCGGCCGGATCCGCTGGGTGACGCCACGGCCTCGGACGGTCTGCGCGACTGGGCCACCTACTGCGCGCTCGCCGAACGGCACGGCGGCCGGTGGAGCCGCTGGCCCGAGCCGCTGCGTGACGTGTCCGGGGCTGCCGTGGCGTCGGCCCGCCGGGAATTGGCTCCTCGGTTGGCGTTTCACGCGTGGGTGCAGCAACGGTGTGCCGAGCAGTTGGCAGCGGTGCGGGATGCCGGCAACAGGTCCGGGATGGCGCTGGGGGTGCTGCACGACCTGGCGGTCGGCGTGGACGCCGACGGTGCCGACGCGTGGGCGCTGGCCGATGTGCTGGCCACCGGTGTCAGCATCGGTGCACCGCCGGACAACTTCACTCCGCGCGGGCAGGACTGGGGGCTTCCGCCGTGGCGCCCGGACCGGTTGGCCGCCAACGGCTACGGTCCCCTGCGGGACATGCTGCGCGCGGTGCTGTCGCATGCCGACGGCCTGCGCATCGACCATGTCGCGGGGCTGTGGCGGCTGTGGTGGATTCCGCCCGGCGACGGTCCGGATCGCGGCACCTACGTGCACTACGACGCGGAGGCGATGCTGGCGGTGCTGGCCCTCGAGGCGCATCGGGCGCACGCCACGGTGGTCGGAGAGGATCTGGGCACCGTCGAGCCGGAGGTCACGCAGGCGTTGGCGGACAACGGGATGCTGGGATGCGCGGTGTCGTGGTTCACCCGCGACCTGGACGACCCGGCCGAGCCGTTGTTGCCGCCGGCCCGGTGGCCGGAACGGGCCGCCGCGAGTATCTCCACCCACGATCTGCCCACCGCGGCCGGCTTCCTCGGCGGTGAGCATGTACGGGCGCGGGCCGACCTCGGCCTGCTCGACGATGTTCCGGCCGAACAGGCCAACGCCGACAAGGAACGCGCGGAATGGTCGGCGCTGTTGACCTCCGAGGGTCTACTGGCCGCGGACGAGCAGTCCGACGAGTCGGCGGTCATCCTCGCGATGCACCGCATGCTGGCCGCGACGCCGACCCGGCTCAAGCTCATCTCGCCTTACGACGTCATCGGCGAGACGCGCCAGCCCAATCTGCCCGGCACCGTTGACGAGTATCCGAACTGGCGGCTCCCGCTCCCCGAGACGCTCGAGCAGCTGCGTGCCGATCCACGCGTCGCGGCGATCAC
- a CDS encoding VIT1/CCC1 transporter family protein produces the protein MAIPSHPAEPHVGSVAAKLNWLRAGVLGANDGIVSTAGIVVGVAAAAAERGPILTAGIAGLAAGAVSMALGEYVSVSTQRDTEKALLSKERRELRDDPAAELDELAALYEEKGLTTATARTVAEELTDHDAFAAHAEIELGITPGELTNPWHAALSSALAFTIGALLPIIAIILPPTAWRIPVTVVAVLAALVLTGAVSAGLGGAPKQRAVMRNVIGGGLALAITYGIGYLVGAAIA, from the coding sequence GTGGCCATTCCTTCCCATCCTGCCGAGCCCCATGTCGGTTCCGTTGCCGCCAAGCTGAATTGGTTACGCGCCGGGGTCCTGGGGGCGAACGACGGCATCGTGTCCACCGCCGGCATCGTCGTCGGTGTCGCCGCGGCCGCGGCCGAGCGCGGCCCGATCCTCACCGCCGGTATCGCCGGCCTGGCCGCCGGCGCGGTGTCGATGGCCCTGGGCGAGTATGTGTCGGTCAGCACGCAGCGCGACACCGAGAAGGCGCTGCTCAGCAAGGAACGCCGAGAGCTGCGCGACGACCCGGCCGCCGAGCTCGACGAACTCGCCGCGCTCTACGAGGAGAAAGGCCTGACGACGGCCACCGCGCGCACGGTCGCCGAGGAGCTCACCGACCACGACGCGTTCGCCGCGCACGCCGAGATCGAATTGGGCATCACGCCAGGCGAACTGACCAACCCGTGGCACGCGGCGCTGTCCTCGGCGCTGGCGTTCACCATCGGCGCCCTGTTGCCGATCATCGCGATCATCCTGCCGCCCACCGCATGGCGCATCCCGGTCACTGTCGTCGCCGTACTGGCCGCGCTGGTCCTCACCGGCGCGGTCTCCGCCGGGCTCGGAGGGGCGCCCAAGCAACGCGCGGTGATGCGCAACGTGATCGGCGGCGGTCTCGCCTTGGCGATCACCTACGGCATCGGTTACCTGGTCGGCGCTGCCATCGCCTAG
- a CDS encoding multicopper oxidase family protein, with translation MALSRRRFLSAALAGAALTACARHDAAPAAVRPEAGLAEAIARTEAARPHTGRTVTAHLRAGSSDLDLGGPVVRSLAYDGRVAGPLVRANVGDELAIGVTNGLDHPTSVHWHGIALRNDMDGAAPATPEIAPGEEFTYRFTSPVPGSYWAHPHAGLDTDYGLYLPVIIDDPADPGDYDAEWIVVLDDWTAGVGPDPHDILDGLRSRRMSMHGMPGMGGAGNSLLGGDGGDVSYPYYLVNGRIPSAPTAFTTQPGQRVRIRIINAAADTAFRVALAGHRMTVTHTDGYPVDPVDVDAVLLGMGERYDVLVTAADGVFPLLAFAEGKNGAARALLRTGAGSDPGPDFRPAELAGQVATAAALSAASPVRLAPRAPDAELQAVLSGGMMGYDWRINGRPFTDAVPLTVGENQRAVLRFVNRSMMWHPMHLHGHTFEVLRSDGAPGPRKDTVIVAPMQAVAVAFDADNPGVWMLHCHNGYHMDAGMMTTLEYV, from the coding sequence GTGGCACTGAGCCGGCGGCGCTTCCTGTCCGCCGCGTTGGCAGGAGCGGCGCTGACCGCGTGTGCGCGGCACGACGCTGCGCCCGCTGCCGTGCGTCCCGAAGCGGGCCTGGCCGAGGCGATCGCCCGGACCGAGGCGGCCCGCCCCCACACCGGCAGGACCGTCACCGCACACCTGCGTGCCGGGTCGAGCGACCTGGACCTGGGCGGCCCGGTGGTCCGCAGCCTCGCCTACGACGGCCGGGTGGCGGGCCCGCTGGTGCGGGCGAACGTCGGGGACGAGCTGGCGATCGGCGTCACCAACGGACTCGACCACCCGACGTCGGTCCACTGGCACGGCATCGCGCTGCGCAACGACATGGACGGTGCCGCCCCGGCCACCCCCGAGATCGCCCCCGGCGAGGAGTTCACCTACCGGTTCACCTCACCGGTACCCGGTAGCTACTGGGCGCACCCCCACGCCGGGCTGGACACCGACTACGGGCTGTATCTGCCGGTCATCATCGACGACCCGGCCGACCCCGGCGACTACGACGCGGAGTGGATCGTGGTGCTCGACGACTGGACCGCGGGCGTGGGCCCCGACCCGCACGACATTCTCGACGGACTGCGCTCCCGGCGGATGTCGATGCACGGCATGCCGGGCATGGGTGGCGCGGGGAACTCGCTGCTCGGCGGTGACGGCGGCGACGTGAGCTACCCCTACTACCTCGTCAATGGCCGGATACCTTCGGCGCCAACTGCTTTCACCACACAGCCCGGGCAGCGGGTGCGCATCCGGATCATCAACGCCGCCGCCGACACCGCGTTCCGGGTAGCGCTGGCGGGACACCGGATGACGGTCACGCACACCGACGGCTATCCGGTCGATCCCGTCGACGTGGATGCGGTGCTGCTGGGCATGGGGGAACGCTACGACGTGCTCGTCACCGCGGCCGACGGCGTCTTCCCGCTGCTGGCGTTTGCGGAAGGCAAGAACGGTGCGGCGCGCGCGCTGTTGCGTACCGGGGCCGGCAGCGATCCGGGCCCGGACTTCCGGCCCGCCGAGCTGGCGGGCCAGGTTGCCACGGCGGCCGCTCTGAGTGCCGCGTCGCCCGTCCGGCTCGCACCCAGGGCGCCCGACGCCGAACTGCAGGCCGTGCTCTCCGGCGGCATGATGGGCTACGACTGGCGGATCAACGGCCGGCCCTTCACCGACGCCGTCCCGCTGACCGTCGGTGAGAACCAGCGCGCCGTGCTGCGGTTCGTCAACCGGTCGATGATGTGGCATCCGATGCACCTGCACGGGCACACGTTCGAGGTGCTGCGATCCGACGGCGCCCCCGGGCCGCGTAAGGACACCGTGATCGTCGCGCCGATGCAGGCGGTTGCCGTCGCGTTCGACGCCGACAACCCAGGGGTGTGGATGCTGCACTGCCACAACGGCTATCACATGGACGCCGGAATGATGACCACCCTGGAGTACGTCTGA
- a CDS encoding LLM class F420-dependent oxidoreductase: MKFGISTFVNDDTIDTVSLARAIEERGFTSLAVAEHTHIPASRQSPYPLGGDLPSIYYRTLDPFVTLAAAAAVTSKIELITGIALLIQRDPIITAKEAASIDLISGGRFVLGVGAGWNIEELRDHGTDPKTRGALLDERIEAIKALWTTEPAEYHGRFVDFDASYCRPKPVRTPHPPVFIGGDSDATVKRVIRHKAGWISNPLPVERLRLRIDQITEGAGHDVPLTMFAAPNDPQYWSAAAELGFGELGLLLPTKPLDKSLRILDQLAEGVAQFR; this comes from the coding sequence ATGAAGTTCGGCATCTCCACCTTCGTCAACGACGACACCATCGACACCGTGTCCCTGGCACGGGCGATCGAGGAGCGCGGCTTCACGTCCCTGGCCGTCGCCGAGCACACCCACATCCCGGCCAGCCGGCAGTCGCCCTATCCGCTCGGCGGTGATCTGCCGTCCATCTACTACCGCACGCTGGACCCGTTCGTCACGCTGGCGGCGGCGGCCGCGGTCACCTCGAAGATCGAATTGATCACCGGCATCGCGCTTCTGATCCAGCGCGACCCGATCATCACGGCCAAGGAGGCCGCCAGCATCGACCTGATCTCCGGCGGGCGGTTCGTCCTCGGTGTCGGCGCGGGCTGGAACATCGAGGAACTGCGCGACCACGGCACCGATCCGAAGACGCGCGGCGCGCTGCTCGACGAACGGATCGAGGCCATCAAGGCGCTGTGGACCACCGAACCCGCCGAGTACCACGGACGCTTCGTCGATTTCGACGCGTCCTACTGCCGGCCCAAGCCGGTGCGCACACCGCACCCGCCGGTGTTCATCGGCGGTGATTCCGACGCCACGGTCAAACGGGTGATCCGGCACAAGGCCGGCTGGATCTCCAATCCGCTGCCGGTCGAGCGGCTGCGCCTGCGGATCGACCAGATCACCGAGGGCGCCGGGCACGACGTCCCGCTGACGATGTTTGCCGCGCCGAACGACCCGCAGTACTGGAGTGCCGCAGCCGAACTGGGCTTCGGGGAACTGGGCCTGCTGCTGCCGACCAAACCGCTCGACAAGTCACTGCGCATCCTCGATCAGCTCGCGGAGGGAGTCGCGCAGTTCCGCTGA
- a CDS encoding amidase, with amino-acid sequence MDFEDYRTYDATGLAELVATDKVSATELLTLARDRAAAVNPRINAIVRDIPAPEPGDGPFAGVPFLIKDLGQDYAGTPTGAGSRALASRPAPEHSTVVQRWLDAGLVIFGKTNTPEFGAKGVTEPAAHGPARNPWNLAHSPGGSSGGAAAAVAAGIVPCAGASDGGGSIRIPAACCGLVGLKPGRGLVPSGPRAAEPMHGAAVQGVVSRTVRDTAAMLDVLRGGEPGGPYVPGIPDASFASCLDTEPGPLRIGVRVPSAITPHPHPEAYAAVENTVRILTDLGHHVDELPQAPFDDAALARDFLLTWFVSIAFEVGEAKRLTGAGDASFERDTLIMAALGRATSGVDYVDAVARRHEHTRRLTTFFESHDLLLTPTLATPPPRIGAFDLPAALARSADVLLKTRTAGMLRYTKIVDDMVDDNLGWVPYTQLANLTGRPAISLPLHWTADGLPLGVQFVAPLAGESRLIQLAAQLERAVPWFDRVAAI; translated from the coding sequence ATGGACTTCGAGGACTACCGGACCTATGACGCCACCGGCCTGGCCGAGCTGGTGGCCACCGACAAGGTGTCGGCGACCGAGTTGCTGACACTGGCCCGGGACCGCGCCGCGGCGGTGAACCCGCGGATCAACGCCATCGTGCGCGACATCCCGGCACCCGAGCCGGGCGACGGCCCCTTCGCTGGCGTGCCGTTCCTGATCAAGGACCTCGGCCAGGATTACGCCGGGACGCCCACCGGAGCCGGTTCGCGTGCGCTGGCGTCGCGGCCGGCCCCCGAGCACTCCACCGTCGTGCAGCGCTGGCTCGACGCAGGCCTGGTGATCTTCGGCAAGACCAACACCCCCGAGTTCGGCGCCAAGGGGGTCACCGAACCGGCGGCCCACGGGCCGGCCCGCAACCCGTGGAACCTCGCCCACAGCCCGGGCGGCTCGTCGGGCGGAGCGGCCGCCGCGGTCGCCGCGGGCATCGTGCCGTGCGCGGGAGCGAGCGACGGCGGAGGGTCGATCCGCATCCCTGCGGCGTGCTGCGGGCTCGTCGGTCTCAAACCCGGCCGCGGACTGGTGCCGTCGGGGCCGCGCGCAGCGGAGCCGATGCACGGCGCCGCCGTGCAGGGCGTCGTCTCACGCACCGTGCGCGACACCGCGGCCATGCTCGACGTGCTGCGCGGAGGCGAGCCCGGCGGACCGTACGTGCCCGGCATACCCGACGCGTCGTTCGCATCCTGCCTGGACACCGAACCTGGCCCGCTGCGCATCGGGGTGCGGGTGCCGTCGGCGATCACTCCTCACCCCCATCCGGAGGCCTACGCCGCGGTCGAGAACACCGTGCGGATCCTGACCGACCTCGGGCACCACGTCGACGAACTCCCGCAGGCCCCGTTCGACGATGCCGCACTGGCCCGGGACTTCCTGCTGACCTGGTTCGTCTCCATCGCCTTCGAAGTCGGGGAAGCCAAGAGACTGACCGGGGCGGGCGACGCCTCCTTCGAACGGGACACGCTGATCATGGCCGCGCTGGGCCGCGCGACCAGCGGTGTCGATTACGTCGACGCCGTGGCGCGCCGCCACGAACACACCCGCCGGCTCACCACGTTCTTCGAGTCCCACGACCTGCTGCTCACCCCGACACTGGCGACCCCGCCGCCCAGGATCGGGGCGTTCGACCTGCCCGCCGCCCTGGCCCGATCGGCCGACGTCCTGCTCAAGACCCGGACCGCAGGCATGCTGCGGTACACGAAGATCGTCGACGACATGGTCGACGACAACCTCGGCTGGGTGCCCTACACCCAGTTGGCGAATCTCACCGGGCGGCCGGCGATCTCGCTGCCGCTGCACTGGACCGCCGACGGGCTGCCGCTCGGGGTCCAGTTCGTCGCGCCGCTGGCCGGGGAGTCGCGACTGATCCAGCTGGCCGCGCAGCTGGAACGGGCGGTGCCCTGGTTCGACCGGGTGGCGGCGATCTAG
- a CDS encoding formate/nitrite transporter family protein codes for MSTTDQRDLGDSDSPIEDALEQAFNRMVDEGTQRLHRSWREVLVTGFFGGTEVAMGVLAYLSVLVATDNPLLAGLAFSIGFLALLLGRSELFTEGFLVPVTTVAAKRASVAQLVKLWSGTLAANLVGGWLIMWLVMTAFPKLHGQTVESAQHYVDAPLNAESITLALLGGMAITLMTRMQHGTDSMPAKIAAAVAGAFLLAGLQMFHSILDSLLIFGALIAGNTSFGYLDWLSWFGYTVVCNIVGGLALVTLLRLIRSKDRLKQERREADSPTGRPR; via the coding sequence ATGAGCACTACAGACCAGCGTGACCTCGGCGATTCCGACAGCCCGATCGAGGATGCCCTCGAGCAGGCCTTCAACCGCATGGTCGACGAGGGCACGCAGCGGCTGCACCGCAGCTGGCGTGAGGTGCTGGTGACCGGGTTCTTCGGCGGCACCGAGGTGGCGATGGGGGTCCTGGCCTACCTGTCGGTGCTGGTGGCGACCGATAACCCGCTCCTGGCGGGGTTGGCCTTCTCGATCGGCTTCCTGGCGCTGCTGCTGGGCCGCAGCGAGTTGTTCACCGAGGGATTCCTGGTGCCCGTCACCACGGTGGCCGCCAAGCGCGCCAGCGTGGCGCAGCTGGTGAAGCTGTGGAGCGGCACGCTGGCGGCCAACCTCGTCGGCGGCTGGCTGATCATGTGGCTGGTGATGACGGCGTTTCCGAAGCTGCACGGCCAGACCGTCGAGTCCGCGCAGCACTACGTCGACGCGCCGCTGAACGCCGAGTCGATCACGCTCGCGCTGCTGGGCGGGATGGCGATCACGCTCATGACGCGCATGCAGCACGGCACCGATTCGATGCCGGCGAAGATCGCGGCGGCCGTCGCCGGGGCGTTCCTGCTGGCCGGTCTGCAGATGTTCCACTCGATCCTGGACTCGCTGCTGATCTTCGGCGCACTGATCGCCGGGAACACCTCGTTCGGTTACCTCGACTGGCTCTCCTGGTTCGGCTACACGGTGGTGTGCAACATCGTCGGCGGTCTGGCCCTGGTCACGCTGCTGCGCCTGATCCGCAGCAAGGACAGGCTCAAACAGGAACGGCGCGAAGCCGATTCACCGACGGGGCGTCCCCGCTAG
- a CDS encoding SulP family inorganic anion transporter, protein MTIAQFRDYQRSWLRGDVLAGLTVAAYLIPQVMAYATVAGLPPVAGLWAALVPMAVYAVLGSSRQLSVGPESTTALITGTALAPLAHGDPVRYAALAAVLAILVGAVCLLASLVRLGFLAELLSQPVLVGYLTGVAMLMIAGQLGKLTGTTVDGQEFTAQVRSFLSGLDGAHWPTVVLSLSALALLLVLWWLIPRWPGPLITIAVTTLVVAVFALEGDGIRLVGPIPSGLPPLGFPGVGLADVAGLVIPAVGIALVAFSDNVLTARSFSSRRSERIDANAELRALGACNVGAGLTHGFPVSSSASRTALGESVGSRTQAYSLVALAVVLLVMVAGRGLLALFPTAVLGALVVYAAIRLVDVAQFRRLRRFRLSEWLLAVVTTVAVLGLGALYGVLAAIAVSVLELLRRVARPHDAILGFVPGLAGMHDIDDYPTASPLAGLLVYRYDAPLFFANAENFRQRALAAVENSADPVRWFLLNAEANVEVDLTALDALSQLRTELQSQGIEFAMARVKRELHDDLVAAGLIDAIGEDRIFPTLPTAVDAFRRAHPTG, encoded by the coding sequence ATGACGATCGCCCAGTTCCGCGACTACCAGCGGTCCTGGCTACGCGGCGACGTCCTGGCCGGTCTCACGGTCGCGGCCTACCTCATCCCGCAGGTGATGGCGTACGCCACGGTGGCCGGACTCCCGCCGGTGGCCGGGCTGTGGGCAGCGCTGGTGCCGATGGCCGTGTACGCGGTGCTGGGCTCGTCGCGGCAACTCTCGGTCGGCCCCGAGTCCACCACCGCGCTGATCACCGGCACGGCGCTGGCACCGCTGGCCCACGGCGACCCGGTGCGCTATGCCGCGCTGGCGGCCGTGCTCGCGATACTCGTCGGCGCGGTGTGCCTGCTGGCCAGCCTCGTCCGGCTGGGCTTCCTCGCCGAGTTGCTCAGCCAGCCCGTGCTGGTCGGCTACCTGACCGGCGTCGCGATGCTGATGATCGCGGGCCAGCTCGGCAAGCTGACCGGCACCACGGTCGACGGTCAGGAGTTCACCGCCCAGGTGCGGTCGTTCCTGTCGGGCCTGGACGGTGCGCACTGGCCGACCGTGGTGCTGTCACTGTCGGCGCTGGCGCTGCTGCTGGTGCTGTGGTGGCTGATCCCGCGCTGGCCAGGACCGCTGATCACCATCGCGGTCACGACGCTGGTGGTCGCGGTGTTCGCCCTGGAAGGCGACGGCATCCGGCTGGTCGGGCCGATCCCCAGCGGCCTGCCACCGCTGGGCTTTCCCGGGGTCGGCCTCGCGGACGTCGCCGGGCTGGTGATTCCCGCCGTCGGCATCGCCCTGGTCGCGTTCTCCGACAACGTGCTCACCGCGCGGTCGTTCTCGTCGCGCCGGTCGGAGCGCATCGACGCCAACGCCGAACTGCGCGCGCTGGGGGCCTGCAACGTCGGCGCCGGGCTCACGCACGGCTTCCCGGTCAGCTCGAGCGCGAGCCGGACCGCGCTTGGCGAATCGGTGGGCAGCCGCACCCAGGCGTACTCGCTGGTGGCGCTCGCCGTCGTGCTCCTGGTGATGGTGGCCGGGCGGGGACTGCTCGCCCTGTTCCCGACCGCAGTGCTTGGCGCGCTGGTGGTCTACGCCGCCATCCGACTGGTCGACGTCGCACAGTTCCGGAGACTGCGGCGGTTCCGGCTCAGCGAGTGGTTGCTCGCGGTGGTGACGACGGTGGCGGTGCTGGGGCTCGGTGCGCTGTACGGCGTCCTGGCCGCGATCGCCGTGTCGGTCCTCGAGCTGCTGCGCCGCGTCGCCCGGCCCCACGACGCGATCCTGGGATTCGTGCCGGGGCTTGCCGGGATGCACGACATCGACGACTATCCGACGGCGAGCCCCCTGGCCGGGCTGCTGGTCTACCGCTACGACGCGCCGCTGTTCTTCGCCAACGCCGAGAACTTCCGGCAGCGCGCCCTGGCCGCGGTCGAGAACAGCGCCGATCCGGTGCGGTGGTTCCTGCTCAACGCGGAGGCCAACGTCGAGGTCGACCTGACGGCCCTCGACGCGCTGAGTCAGTTACGCACCGAATTGCAAAGTCAGGGAATCGAATTCGCGATGGCACGGGTCAAGCGGGAGCTCCACGACGATCTGGTGGCCGCCGGGCTGATCGACGCGATCGGCGAGGACAGGATCTTCCCGACGCTGCCCACCGCGGTCGACGCGTTCCGCCGCGCGCACCCGACCGGCTAG
- a CDS encoding acyl-CoA thioesterase: MPSSLGDVLASMALTRVDARAFLGEQLPAPAHHILGGHISAQALLAAGLTAPGRAPHSVHTYFLRPGDARRPVRFDVVDLQEGRTFSVRRVTARQDEQILLEAMSSFTLTAGSAAGGYQPPAPEVPQPEALPVVAPHFAESDDVTPGQWSSLRWFERRIVDADRSPPARSRIWWRPDGPVRCDATLTAALVAYLSAVTLTEPAYAARGKVGASAQRDHSVWFHGPADLSDWLLYDQSSPSSTDTLALASGTMFNRDGRLVCTVRQEMYFPPPRG, from the coding sequence GTGCCCTCCTCGCTCGGCGACGTGCTCGCCTCGATGGCCCTGACCCGTGTCGACGCGCGTGCCTTCCTCGGCGAGCAGCTGCCTGCGCCGGCTCATCACATCCTCGGCGGGCACATCTCGGCGCAGGCGCTGCTGGCGGCGGGTCTGACTGCGCCGGGGCGCGCGCCGCACAGCGTGCACACCTACTTCCTGCGGCCGGGCGATGCCCGCCGTCCGGTGCGGTTCGACGTCGTGGATCTGCAGGAGGGCCGCACCTTCTCGGTTCGCCGCGTGACCGCGCGCCAGGACGAGCAGATCCTGCTCGAGGCGATGTCGTCGTTCACGCTGACCGCGGGCTCCGCCGCCGGCGGGTACCAGCCGCCGGCTCCGGAGGTGCCGCAACCGGAGGCGCTGCCCGTCGTCGCGCCGCACTTCGCCGAATCCGACGACGTGACGCCGGGGCAGTGGTCGAGTCTGCGGTGGTTCGAACGGCGCATCGTCGACGCCGACCGGTCGCCGCCGGCGCGGTCGCGGATCTGGTGGCGGCCGGACGGGCCGGTGCGCTGCGACGCGACGTTGACGGCGGCGCTGGTCGCCTATCTGTCGGCGGTGACGCTGACCGAACCGGCGTACGCGGCGCGCGGGAAGGTCGGCGCGTCGGCACAGCGGGACCACTCGGTGTGGTTCCACGGACCGGCGGATCTGTCGGACTGGCTCCTCTACGACCAGTCCTCCCCGAGCAGCACCGACACGCTGGCACTGGCGAGCGGGACGATGTTCAACCGCGACGGGCGGCTGGTGTGCACGGTGCGCCAGGAGATGTACTTCCCGCCACCGCGCGGCTAG
- a CDS encoding lysophospholipid acyltransferase family protein — protein MPGFSDVLEWVKHELSARVPKADLDQRDADYIREQLPGLWLLASLYFRADVRGLDRIPKDGPVLLVGNHSGGNLPPDTFVFTLAFCSYFGVERPFYQLAHNLVVSMPGLGSLRKFGTVAANHDNAALALKSGAALLVYPGGDYEVFRPSWKRHDVDFGGRKGYVTLAREAGVPIVPVASVGGQEAALFLDRGQWLARLLAVDKIARLKSVPILLAPPWGLAISDMVPRLPLPTKIVIEVQDPIDAEDIAAGDDDVINDKVLASLQGAVDRLGAERRFPVLG, from the coding sequence ATGCCGGGTTTCAGCGACGTACTCGAATGGGTCAAGCACGAACTGTCGGCCCGGGTGCCCAAGGCCGATCTCGACCAGCGCGACGCCGACTACATCCGGGAGCAACTGCCAGGCCTGTGGTTGCTGGCATCGCTGTACTTCCGCGCGGACGTCCGCGGGCTCGACCGGATTCCGAAGGACGGGCCGGTGCTGCTGGTCGGCAACCACAGCGGCGGAAACCTGCCGCCCGACACCTTCGTGTTCACGTTGGCGTTCTGCTCGTATTTCGGCGTGGAGCGGCCGTTCTACCAGCTGGCGCACAACCTGGTGGTGTCCATGCCGGGCCTCGGCTCACTGCGCAAGTTCGGCACCGTCGCGGCCAACCACGACAACGCGGCGCTGGCCCTGAAATCCGGTGCGGCGCTGCTGGTCTACCCCGGCGGCGACTACGAGGTGTTCCGGCCGTCCTGGAAGCGCCACGACGTCGACTTCGGTGGACGGAAGGGCTACGTGACACTGGCCCGCGAGGCGGGAGTGCCGATCGTTCCCGTCGCCAGTGTCGGCGGGCAGGAGGCCGCGCTGTTCCTGGACCGCGGGCAGTGGCTGGCCCGGCTGCTGGCCGTGGACAAGATCGCCCGGCTCAAGAGCGTCCCGATCCTGCTCGCACCGCCGTGGGGACTGGCGATCAGCGACATGGTTCCCAGGTTGCCCCTGCCCACGAAGATCGTCATCGAGGTGCAGGACCCGATCGACGCCGAGGACATCGCCGCAGGCGACGACGACGTCATCAACGACAAGGTGCTGGCCAGCCTGCAGGGCGCGGTCGACCGGCTCGGCGCCGAGCGCCGTTTCCCGGTGCTCGGTTAG